From Jiangella mangrovi:
CCCGCTCCCCGGCGCGCAGCCGGCCCACGTGCAGGGCGGCGGCGTCCTGTCCCAGCCCGACGGCGACGGCGTGAGCGTGTCGTCGCAGGCCGCTCACCACGGGCACCAGGCCGCCGCCGGCCAGGTCCGCCGTCACGTCGGCCTGCCCGTACGACGGGTCCGCACCGGCCGTCGTCGGCGGCAGCCACATCTGCACGAACCGCGCCCCGGCGCCGGCGGCCAGCTCGGAGTGCCGCACGCCGCGGCCGGCGCTCATCCGCTGCGCCACGCCGGGTACCAGCTCGCCGCCGTGCCCGGCGGTGTCCTGGTGCGCCAGCGCGCCGGCCAGCACCCAGGTGACGATCTCGACGTCGCGGTGCGGGTGGGTCGCGTAGCCGCCGCCGGCCGAGGCGACGTCGTCGTTGGCCACGACCAGCAGCCCGAACCCGACGTTGCCGGGGTCGTAGTGCGGCCCGAACGAGAACGAGTGCCGCGACACCACGCCGTCGCCGGGCGTGACGAACCGGTCGCCGGCCCGCCGGACATCGGCGCTCACCGCCCGGTCACAGCCCGGTGCGCGCTCCGGCGGACTCCAGCCGCGCCAGCCAGCCCCGCAGCCGGTCCGCCGTCGGCGCCGTCAGCAGCAGCCCGGCCACGCTGAACAGCGCGCCGATGACCACGGGCAGCCACACGCCGCGGGCGAAGGAGTTGACCAGCCCGATCAGCGTCGGCAGCTCGGCGAGGACCAGGCTGAGGAA
This genomic window contains:
- a CDS encoding pirin family protein; the encoded protein is MSADVRRAGDRFVTPGDGVVSRHSFSFGPHYDPGNVGFGLLVVANDDVASAGGGYATHPHRDVEIVTWVLAGALAHQDTAGHGGELVPGVAQRMSAGRGVRHSELAAGAGARFVQMWLPPTTAGADPSYGQADVTADLAGGGLVPVVSGLRRHAHAVAVGLGQDAAALHVGRLRAGERVTLPSAPFVHVYVAAGAVDVETVGPLAEGEAVRFTDEGGRTVTAAAGGAELLVWEMHGAAGRPVRA